Within the Plutella xylostella chromosome 20, ilPluXylo3.1, whole genome shotgun sequence genome, the region TGCATGTcccaacatattattattattataatgaagaTAAGGTCAATAACTATTACAATAGCCAGTCGGACTGGTTGCGGCAGACGTATAAAATCTACAGGTTTCGTGCGTCCCAATAAAGGCATCCTTATCCCCTAAAGCAATACCTACCTGAAGAACATATGATGCTCCACGCTGCACCGCCACAGCTTCTTGCAGGCCCGTGTCGCCGGCAGCCGGAACGACAGAGACGTCTCGAACTCGTCAAACTCGCTCGGACGCAGCTTCAGCGTGTAGCACTTCTTGTTGTAGCTGATCTTCGTCAGCTTGGCCCAGGGGAAGCGGTTCATTAGGAGTCTGGGGGGATAGACAAATATAGTAATGTTAATTGAGAACTAGGTAACTAGGGTTAAATGAGGAAAGCGGAGGACAGTATGTTGTTGTCCTTAATATACGTAGAGAAGTACATCACCAACATCTACCTTTTTAAACAGACAATAAAGGTTGTAAATAGTCACCCAACTCTTTTAACCACATGCCTCTTCATAGAAGTTACTAAGGACGTCCAAAGGACGGAAAAGCAACTCAGCTGCTTGACTACTAGAATTAGTGTTCTATAGCCACTAGATGAGGCATTATGATGTCCACAGTGACTTTCGCGACAGGTCTATATTTCGCTACAAGCCTTCCCGTTTATTGATTTTGGCTTCATGCAGCTGCAATGGCTATCTATAATTTTCACAGAACTCACCCGTCCCTATAGATAGATATCCCCCCCGCGCACACCCCTATCACCAGGTCGACATCATCAGCGTCTCTCGCGCAGTGCAGCTCCGCGCCGTATAGAGGGAGCTTCTTCGCGTTCTCTAGGTAATTCTGGACCGCTTCCGCTGGGTTCTGGCCTCTGTGGATGGAGATACGTTAGTTTACCAGTACATGGGGCGCAACGGAGGTTTAGCAACTTATAAAGTTATCAATATTTTGTGAAGATGACTGAATACCTAAATTGCATGCCCCATAACACATGCATGTCTGAAGTTCATTGCAAGTTGAACCTCTAGAATGGCGCAATGTCATTCGTTGAATGCGTCCCGAAGCAATAGTTTCAGTTATATGCAGGTACATTTACTCGTAGTCGTTATTATCGGATCGTTTATGTGTATTACATTTCTAatcgaatatttttcttgcaGCTCATTTTTCAATGAAAGCTACAGCTACCCGTAAGTAGACTGATGGTAAACTTTATAAGTAAAGGATGCAAAGCCatacttacaattttattttggatCTCACATACAACCAGCCTCCCTGATGCCTCTCTATTTGTTCTTCCACTACCCAATTCCCACCCTATAAACTCACTTGGACTAGGCCAAAAACCCTTCATTACAAGGAAGCCTgcgccccagcagtggggacgtgatgggtgaTGACACTCACTTGTGCATGGCATACAGGTCATTGATCTTCTCCTCCAGCTCTTTGCTCAACGCTCGTGGGGGCGCCACGCGGTGCCTCAGCATCTGGGACCCCGTCACCTCGCACTCCGCGTCGCCCAGCTCGGCTTGGAGGAGATACGAGCCCAGGAGTGCGTGCGTGACCAGCGAGCAGGATAGACGACCTGTGCAGAAGAAGGTTAGAGTGAGATGGAAGATAGGAGCTGCCCGTTGGTTACCAGCGAGCAGGATAGACGACCTGTGGGGGACGGTGGTTGGAGTGAGATagaagatattttatttattttatttttattttatttttattttatttttttaaggaaaacttaactaactaataatctaaaaataaactaaagatAACATAGGTCTAACAAGTTTCCACCTTTAggtaaaacattattaacGTATTTAACGTACGTAACGGGTATTTAACAAATTAGTTATAGAATACTTTagaatacttattttaaaaatggttATAATTGAGAGACTTTCAACTAAAACTTAAACTAATACACGGGTTTGAGAAACAAAATAGCCACGAGCCAACCGgttgcatattgaaggtaaaCTGTTGGTGAAAATGTCTATTTCGTTATAATCACACAACATATCATTAACTACCTGTGGTACACGCCAGAAAAAGGAATTTTGCCTATAATTACTTGCAACAAGGGGTACATAGAACAAAGACGGATTACGCAAAAACTTAGTTGGAGCATATAGTGTTATCAGACTCAGCAATGCAGGACAATCCACTATACCTCGAAGAATTTTTAcgaaatatattatatctgCTATTTGACGACGGTTAGAAAGAGGCAGCAGGTGATGACGGTTGCAACGTTCATCATAGCTGGCATCTGTTATGCCGGATATATGGGGAGGTATGCGTTCCCGAGATTACAGGAGGTAGGAGACAAGGAGTACGTGGGTGACGAGCGAGCAGGATAGACGACCTGTGGAGATGGGGTGGTAAGAGCAGGATAGGAGACAAAGGGACTGCCAATCTAGGATAGGGTTGTCTCATACAGCGACATCGAGTAGGTAGGCTGGGAAGGTGCTTAGCAGTAAAGGATTAGGAGATTACGTACGATTAAAGCTCCTTTTTTGTGGACGTAATAAATCGACAAAGAAGCAAATCATCAAATCGcattttcaaattcaaattcaaattcaaatttcaaattcaaatttatttatttcatataacataacataacaacaaaacagaacataaaattagaaataagataagtaagtaggtacggtacacaaacaaaatacttatatatgtGGTTATACAATTACAGTTTTGTTATGTCAAGTGCGTTCTTGTACAAATGATTACAATTAGTTTGATCCTCACACTAGGCGTACCCGTATCGTGAGGATCAGGTACACGAGGTAACAGTTTTGGTCGGAACACGCGCTTAAACTAAAGTTAAtactaaattatataataatacatacatttacaattaTATATGAGATGTGATGATTTATGTGTGTTAAggaactaggtacttattagaAACTGTGTTTGTAGTTATAATACTTTAAATTATAGATTTTCTGACTAATACgtaaaattatgatttttcTATTGGAGCCGTAAAAACAATTCTTCAGTCTGACTGTAGGTAAGGTTTAGGAGCCAGTTACTTAGTTTCTTTTTAGCATCTCTTAAAGTACAGGATTTTATATCGCAGAGcttagtaattttattgtacaaaaatgCGGAAATAAAAGGATCAAAGCGTTGTGcgaaataagttttaagttttaataaaacatattatttagatagtatttaataaaacatctTGCATTGTGGCAGTTAAAGCGAGTTGCATTGCATTTAATACGCCTTGAAATTGTATACGGATCTTTCCGTATTCATAAATAGTAATTAACTAATACAAAATAAGCTAATGCATTGCAGGAATTCCTAAGGTCACATTAATCCTATAAAATTACTCAGAGGCACGATCTAATAGCATTAGTTATCTAATCTAATAGTCAATATCTGTACCTACACAAGTACGTACCTACTGTACGCATTTCCGAAATTGCTATAGATGGGACTGTCTATGAATATGACAAAACGCGAAAGCTTATAAATACACACATACTTAATGATGTTTGTTATTCTTTCACGCAAATGAAGTTTGGTAGCTATAAAAACCTGGATTAACTCTTAGATTATTTATTCTGACGGGAAAACCGTTacaggcgaagcgaagctttaGGTTAAGTAATGATTTTTACCTTCGATGAGATCCCGCCTCACGGCGTACATGAGCTGGTCCCTGGTGATGTCCTCGGCCAGGTCGGCCGGCTCCGGCGGGTAGAACTTCACCGCGAGACGCACCTCCCACGGGGAGTCTGCAAGCGTGACAGTTGAGGGATTAAGGGATGAATTAAGGTGGAGAGAATGTGGGGAAAAGTAGGTAACTTGTAATTTATAAGAAATCAATATCGATGGCAACGGAGGAAAGTCTTGGGGATAAAAGTTCCGCGTCAGCGCTAGGCCGCAGCAGGCGCTATGAGGATTGAGAATAGACAATATTCTGCCGTCGATATTCGTTCCAAAGGTTCTCTTTGCCAAAATGTGctctaattatattatattagacTACATCTGTGCTGCTTATCCCATCGGCATAATGAATAATAGTGGTCATTCACtgtgtaagtatgtaaatacatGGGAAAAGTGGAAGAGAACCGTGgaatcttttgtttttagagCAGGTGAAAGTGCAACGTTCGTTGGGAACGTTCTGACAGGCGTGGTGTCTTCGTGTGAGttggaaaaaatattgtaatgtaaCGTTACGAATGTAATGTTAACATCATTTATATGACCTTCTCGCATACATACCTAATGGAATTTCATCGATTTATTTCCCCTCTGCCAACCTACAATACCTATTTTTTCATGATATCAGAGTTGGTCCCATAATGAATGATGGTCAGTATGTTGAGAACATTAACCTGCTTATGGGAAATACACTAATAAGGATCCATATTATATTCATTCATAATTCCAACTCACTCTTGAAAGTCTTGGACAGCCGTCTATTCAGGTCGACCCACACGCGGGGGTCCCCCCTCTCCGCGTGCTGAAGCCCGAAGTAGTCGCGCTCGTCCACGCCGAGGTGCTGGCAGACCAGGTCCAGGAGTTCCCCGCCTTTGGCCTTGCGCTGGAATTAGAGGGAAGGTTGGTGTTATCAATGACAGAACATATATAGGGGGCCATAGAGATGGTAATGGATAATTCGATCAGTCATTGATCTGCCCAGTTGCCCACtatcgaaaaacaaaagcGGTCTTGTATAACGATTTCGGATGTGAATCTTTTTATTATCTTCTCGGTTAGAAACACTAGGGCTGAATTTATAGCGTTTGTCACGGTGGCTGAAAAGGTTAGCCTTTCAGATTACTTAACTACTTAGTTGTTACGTAGTTGCTGACTGCCCGGgatataatattttcagtaCGTGTTAAACGTCACTAGAGGAAGGCCCTTTTGTATCGTGCACCCCGTAttagaatttgaatttggttTGTATAGTCGGCAACatgtgtcgcaggcatctggttgaatctcctaTTTGGTTGAAACACTGGCGCGTTTATTGGATCACGCTActcaattgtatgactaggccgaacgttgattgtacaagcgtcacaaaacgtccaactagttagcggacttaaaatcagtcaggtggtgaattaaacaaatatggcgtctaacagctgacacaaaaagcacctgtgttgttattttttgcaagtAATTAGCGTTAAAgggcgttatttgtgttaaaatagtgtgacaacatggatttacctattattacggcGCCGGCAgctagtttcaaagaaaaaaatgtggcgAAACtgcataattataaacaacaatatcaaggtacgtttattgttattgtttagttaatttgtgagatgagagcttttgtaacatagttttttttgttgactattgtctggtcatgttcatcctgaccagacattacaaagttgctatactatatccgaTTCAACGatttcgctgaataacgttcagtcaagacgtcaaacgttacattcaacaacttgacgagttgttctttagccatacaattgagtagcgccatccaatgaacgcgctagtgattcaaccaaaaaggagattcaaccagatggcGGCGACATATGCATGGTTATCTAATCCATTCTAGTTTTACAGATGGGTTTTGTAGCTGTAAGTATGTAAACCTTATACTTAATGCAATACCTAAAATATCAAAAGGTCGAATACCTGAAAAATGGGAAAGTGCCACTGTCATCCTGCTATTCAAAAAAGGAAACAAATCAGACCTAAACAATTACCGACCCATCAGTTTGTTATCCCAGCTCTACAAACTAATGACAAAAATTATTACCAATCGTCTGACAAAAAAGCTGGACTTTTACCAACCAGTCGAACAGGCCGGCTTCAGAAGCGGATTTAGCACCATGGACCACCTACTATCTATGAGAGTAATAATCGAGAAGGTTACAGAATATCAGATACCCTTGTGGATGGCATTCATAGATTataagaaagcctttgatagTGTGGAGTCTTGGGCAGTCATTCAGTCTCTACAAAATGCCAGAATTGACCACCGCTATACGCAACTCATAGAAAATATCTACCACAACGCACGCCTAAAGGTAAACCTGCCACCAGAAACGAATCCAGTAAGGATAGAGAGAGGAGTAAGGCAAGGTGACACGATCTCTCCGAAGTTGTTTACACTGGTGCTTGAGGATATCTTTAAGTTGTTAAAGTGGGAAAATCGGGGTCTTAACATAGCAGGAAACAGGCTGAATAACCTAAGATTCGCTGATGACATTGTCTTGTTCTCGGACAACCCACATGACCTTGAGACCATGATACAAGAACTAAGCGATGCTTCAGGGCGGTTTGGGCTTGAGATGAACTTGGATAAAACCAAAGTCATGACGAACTGTCCCAACAACACCATGGACATCAGAATAAACCAAACCGTCATAGAAAGGGTAGAGAAGTACGTTTATCTTGGTCAAGAAGTCGTCATGGGAAAGAAAAACCAGACCAATGAAATTGATCGGCGCATAAGACTAGCGTGGGCAGCCTACTCCAAAATTGAATTCGCTCTAAAGATGAACATCACGGCTGAGCAGAAAGCTCGTATACATGACCAGTGTATCCTACCTGTGCTTACATACGGGGCCGAAACCTGGGTTTTTACAAAAGAGATTCTCTCCAAGCTCAGAGTGGCACAAAGAGCAATTGAACGCAAGATGGTAGGAGTGACACTGAGGGACCGAAAGAGAAATGAATGGCTCAGAGAACAAAGCAAAGTCACTGACGTCATCAAACGTGTCGCGAatctgaagtggcaatgggctggtcaCGTCGCCAGAAAACATGGCTCGTGGTGCAAAACGCTGCTGGAATGGAGACCGTATGGCGAGACACGCCCTCGTGGTCGTCCACAAATGCGATGGACCGACGATATAAGGAAAACATCTGGAAGCAAATGGATAGAGATAGCCCAAGATCGAGATGAGTGGCATAGACTGAAGGAGGCCTACACCTTTGAGGTTGAAAACGGCTAAGAAGAAGAGAAGAAGACGTGGTCCAACACAACACAATGTAACAAACAGCGCTTTCAGAAGTTACAGCgcaataaaatcaatttacAGATCAAACGCGCGAGTGAAGTctaaagtaaacaaactaattCCGGAGTTTAGGAGACCATAAACTGAATAACTGAAGTTCTAGACAAGATTTATGTGGCAATTTACCAATACCATCCTCCCACACTGGACAATTATTTGGTATTCGCTATATGGACGATATACTGTCGTAATTCATGGGCAGGTCCGTATTAAGGTGCTATAAAAAGTTTCCTTTTGGGTTTGACGATTGTTTCTAGTCTATAAAGAAAGACTATAATGTTAAGATAGATACTTACTGAGTACAATCTAAGTATAATAACGAAGTTCCTGTAATTATTACCAATAATTAACACTTGTGTAAGTTCTTCTCGGCACCACATCAGGCAACATTTACAATAGGGCGCCCAGTTGTTTACACATCCATCTTGAAAATCATaatattgatttgatttgatgaaAACGTGGGATCACCTAGCTGGCATATTATGGACTTGGTGGCCTGCAGGCATAATATTGACCAGCCTTATTTACCGGTCTGCTATACTCTTGTCGCGATCGGCGGGAATCAAACCTCCTTTACCCAGTCCTCCCACATATTCAGCTCAAGCAGCTGTCCATCAATCACCCCAGCCAAGGGTCCATTAGCTACTCCGGCGCCaggcgtgggacgccctcagTCTCACCTGCACGTCCAGCTCGAGGGTCTCCCCGTCGATCAGCTCGACGGCGCAGCGCCGGcggccggcgcggcgcgggggctGCATGGCCTCCTCCGACGCTAGCCGGCGGAGACTCTCGCGCATTCTGGACACTGGAATGGAGTTGATGTGGTGTAAGTTTGGGGAAATTCATCAGATAGGGTAGGAACAGAGAGGTATGTAGGTAAGAGCAGAGTGGGTCCAAAGATCCATCCATATTGCACCTGTAGCGtatctatataataatatatcaggTGTTTACAAACATGTCTTCCGTGTAGAGTGactagggcgtgcaaaaccggaaggttttcaaaaccggttttgaattttcggttttcagcctcaaaaccgggtaaccggtttttcaccggttttgatattacttaaattttttttgtcatacagtactaattaaacaaggaacccatattcttagatagagatatccacaaaacatacgaataaaacattttttatgatatacttacctatttttaatcaaccatatgacaaattaataattttagtgaacaggaaaaaaagttaaataagaattattatagtacttactgttatcacatctaaaaaaagtgtgtggcaccttaatggtgtttttatatcgttctgttatcatcaataattgtatattttaaacatacaggcagattttgaaaaaaaaacatttatcgtctgattcttacgaccactctatag harbors:
- the LOC105381550 gene encoding band 4.1-like protein 1, which translates into the protein MRESLRRLASEEAMQPPRRAGRRRCAVELIDGETLELDVQRKAKGGELLDLVCQHLGVDERDYFGLQHAERGDPRVWVDLNRRLSKTFKNSPWEVRLAVKFYPPEPADLAEDITRDQLMYAVRRDLIEGRLSCSLVTHALLGSYLLQAELGDAECEVTGSQMLRHRVAPPRALSKELEEKINDLYAMHKGQNPAEAVQNYLENAKKLPLYGAELHCARDADDVDLVIGVCAGGISIYRDGLLMNRFPWAKLTKISYNKKCYTLKLRPSEFDEFETSLSFRLPATRACKKLWRCSVEHHMFFRRAEAVTVEKVRLFPRLGSRRLSCRRTLRQLRADATDQRTQITA